DNA sequence from the Acyrthosiphon pisum isolate AL4f unplaced genomic scaffold, pea_aphid_22Mar2018_4r6ur Scaffold_20579;HRSCAF=21463, whole genome shotgun sequence genome:
AGTCGCCTGTTTTGACGCATAGTCGGCAGTCGCACGTAAaatgaaagtattttttttttatttctaactaagtattttttttattttattttctttagtaacttttataattttagatcatttaaaactataaactacTGAACTAGAACTTGAACTAGTTCatctaaaaactataaactagaATTTGTACTAGTTCATATTTAATGTCTTGAACTTGAACTTgaactaattcatttttagaaagaACTTTCCTATCACTGCATATTATGataccaaacaataataaaaacaaaatgtaataattgttaaatcagattttgacaaaataaaactgataaataataacattggcATATAGTACATTTGTacccatatttaaaataaaatacaattttaagctgTTAACACCCACCCATAAGTCATATCCCCCTCTTCCTTTGCCTTAtttttgtcatataatataatatatgataatgtaaTGAAAGTATATTTACTGCTATATAACATGGtctgggaaaaaaaaaaatacatatcccCATCTTTCAAAAATGTTGAGCATGCCACTtttcttcattattattaaaatgaaacataCTTAGACCAATGTTTGATTTGTTCGTCAATTTCTTCTACTTGTCGCCCATATGTAGTTTCATCTTCATTATCTGCCATTATCTGTTCAGATAACATATTCTCttctttaatttctttttgaaattttaaaaattcttcatcTATTGAGCTGACATATTCCTCTTTTcgaatctaataaaatatacaaaataccataacatttaacaatgacatattaaaattattaattaaccaatACAAAATCCACCTTAGCATCCAACATCGGATCATCAAAAAATCCTTTGGGGAGTTCACCTCCATCGAGATTTAAATCATCAAGAGTCTCTGGTTGTACATCCATTTTTTCATCAGTTTCTTGATTAACATTTGTATTTTCTAATGAGTTTGGCGTTGGGCTTTCAAAGAAATCACTAGGGACTTTTTCTGGTGgagctatataattttttaaaatacctatgtaaatgcattaaaaaatatatatattacataaatcaaATTAGATACTTCTTATTGAAgagatagaatttaaaattaccttttaattttttcggTGGAACAAAACTTTCTTGTTTAGGTAGAGTTCGTTTTAAGCTTTCCGTAGTCACCGCTAATCTTTCAGTCATTCTTGATGATTCTGGTTTACGTTTGGAAATGTTATCCTTGTGAACTTTGGAAGAGATATGAACACTCCATGAAGAATCATCTTTTATGTTCAATTTACATACAGCGCATGACAATTGACCGCTTAAGCTATATGTTTATATGCTAATAATTAAGGATTTTAATTCAacaccataattttataatttcatgtaTTTCATACATTATGACTTGGAAGTTGGAAGTTATAactttgattataaatactagtatttatattttttttatcgatggttataaattataataagataatatgttCAAGTCATACGTTAATTAGACAatgataaacatattaattataatcaaatttacttttgaatatGTATGAGATACCTATTTGATTCATCGTAAaagtaaaagaaataaaatcaaaatctcATCGTAAAACCTTGCATCTTGAGAAACGAAAAATAGTCATTAAATATGCAAAgtaaaaaagtaggtaagtggatgtcgctctgctgtacagtagattacaagtgggtcattgtataatggttgtattagacttgaattcaatgatataatatctttgtataagaaaaacgattctgagcggagacggtttgtcagtctggatattttatattttttattatttattttatcatgtaagttgaattaatattaaaatattataattttttattcgtttttatggtgataaacaaagcgttagaaattaaaatcccatttttaccggtttttcgtaattttccggtggtttttcccgtggcattaaataactatNNNNNNNNNNNNNNNNNNNNNNNNNNNNNNNNNNNNNNNNNNNNNNNNNNaaattataatttatacaattaaaactatttaatataatatagaaattgttctaatttaaaaagattatcaatgtaatattataaaattagcgTCCTGTAtgttactaacatttatttagatcatgggttctcaaccttttgagGTCCACGCCccctttcaaactattttatgagTTCACTCTTCCCCCTTCACTACTATAAGAGtgatgtatgcataatatttatatgtaaactatactttaatgttggttattggattaatatgaatacaacttcaataaggtttttttaatattaaatgaatttatttgcacaagaaaaaaaatattaatataatttaaaattaaaattaactattattaaatatacaattaatgaggTGGTTGGCACTAAATACtaacattacaaaattatagaaattatctCATACGTTGTACAAGACTATTAGAGTaatcgtaatatttatttatttatcacgtTGAGTGGCGGTTTTTCGCCGAAACAATGCTTCtattaatactgtaataataccgTAATacgataaaattgtaataatcacTCAGTGTATACCTACTGATCGACCAACACACCGGCAAGCCAAATGAAAAGAAATGTATGTAACTGcagatacctaattatatacctacctacctaccttattgactagaatataattaaaggggtacctatgttaaaatattattaaaaaagaagaCTTCAACCTCCCCAATTCAAGCACTGGTTACATATGTTTTAcggtcttataatataatttatcatattaggtTTCGATGTTTAAAGCTCCTACAAAAAAAACCAGATtttgataaatgaaaaaaagttataccaaaaaggGATATTGAACTAAGCACAAGATCATTTGTTTGTTCAAAGCACTTCAAAGAAGAAAACATTATATGGTTTTGGAGTTCTGGAGAGGGAGACtcacaaataaaagtatttaataataatgtgccgCCGTTTACTTAAATCTACAAAATGTGAGGTTTGTTTAAGTTCATTTTTAACTAACTTAGATAGTTCTGATTTAGCTGTAGCAGAGCTTGTCAATATGAAGACTCAAGGTTATTTActgaattgtaatatttatttatataaattgtttttaaatgctgaattttattttgtaaaaaaatgttatatttgtctGATTGTTATCAAAGAACTCTCACAGATATCATAACAAATGTGAACTTAAACTTTCCATGTGACAAACACAAAAGTAGTGTGNNNNNNNNNNNNNNNNNNNNNNNNNNNNNNNNNNNNNNNNNNNNNNNNNN
Encoded proteins:
- the LOC100568825 gene encoding zinc finger protein 830 (The sequence of the model RefSeq protein was modified relative to this genomic sequence to represent the inferred CDS: added 62 bases not found in genome assembly), with the translated sequence MLKQKLQTQRVKKKIESPLAKYSLSGQLSCAVCKLNIKDDSSWSVHISSKVHKDNISKRKPESSRMTERLAVTTESLKRTLPKQESFVPPKKLKGILKNYIAPPEKVPSDFFESPTPNSLENTNVNQETDEKMDVQPETLDDLNLDGGELPKGFFDDPMLDAKIRKEEYVSSIDEEFLKFQKEIKEENMLSEQIMADNEDETTYGRQVEEIDEQIKHWSKYVSF